In the genome of Triticum urartu cultivar G1812 chromosome 5, Tu2.1, whole genome shotgun sequence, one region contains:
- the LOC125510521 gene encoding IQ domain-containing protein IQM6-like, protein MGVMFSCPADDYDPMEEGILAPADGGEPTMLRALGSGKLLIQGSLSFKRERQLDDSPGSLQLETEISIRTAGAGAEAEAPPPLAPRELARLSAGAESPRHDAAALRLQKVYKSFRTRRQLADCAVLVEQSWWKLLDFALLNRSSVSFFDIEKQETAVSKWSRARSRAAKVGKGLSKDDKAQKLALQHWLEAIDPRHRYGHNLHYYYDCWLHSESNQPFFYWLDVGEGKEINLEGKCSRSKLLSQCIKYLGPKEREDYEVVIEDSKLLYKKSRQIIDTSFGPRDAKWIFVLSTSKSLYVGQKKKGKFQHSSFLAGGATSAAGRLVAENGTLKAIWPHSGHYRPTEENFQEFKSFLMDNLVDLTDVKMSPAEEDEEFWGSLKRISSENDKSEDGPAAVEETGSLQTTQAIQTTSTETEKREEPVVAREKILQRINSKKDMKSYQLGKQLSFKWTTGAGPRIGCVRDYPSELQAHALEQMNLSPRCAAAARSASTRFASPLRRSFNSIVTRGGENETSTPRGAFRSPLRHGLAADER, encoded by the exons ATGGGGGTCATGTTCTCCTGCCCCGCCGATGACTATGACCCCATGGAGGAAGGCATCCTCGCGCCGGCCGACGGCGGCGAGCCGACGATGCTCAGGGCCTTGGGCTCCGGTAAGCTGCTCATACAGGGGTCGCTCAGCTTCAAGAGGGAGCGGCAGCTGGACGACAGCCCGGGCTCTCTCCAGCTGGAGACCGAGATCTCCATCAGGAcagccggcgccggcgccgaggccgaggcgccgccgccgcttgcGCCGAGGGAGCTTGCCAGGCTGAGCGCGGGGGCGGAGAGCCCGAGGCACGATGCTGCGGCGCTCAGGCTGCAGAAGGTGTACAAGAGCTTCCGCACGCGGCGGCAGCTGGCCGACTGCGCCGTGCTGGTGGAGCAGAGCTGGTGGAAGCTGCTGGACTTCGCGCTCCTCAACCGCAGCTCCGTCTCCTTCTTCGACATCGAGAAGCAGGAGACGGCCGTGTCCAAGTGGTCCAGGGCCAGATCCCGAGCTGCCAAG GTTGGAAAGGGACTGTCCAAGGATGACAAGGCGCAGAAACTCGCATTGCAGCATTGGCTCGAAGCG ATTGACCCGCGCCACCGCTACGGCCACAACCTGCACTACTACTATGATTGCTGGCTCCACAGTGAAAGCAACCAGCCTTTCTTCTACTG GCTTGATGTTGGAGAAGGCAAGGAGATCAATCTTGAAGGCAAGTGCTCCCGATCCAAGCTTCTCAGCCAGTGCATCAAGTACCTCGGTCCG AAGGAAAGAGAGGACTATGAAGTCGTGATTGAGGACAGCAAGTTGTTGTACAAGAAGAGCCGGCAAATAATCGACACGTCCTTCGGCCCGAGAGACGCAAAGTGGATCTTTGTTCTTAGCACATCTAAGAGCTTGTACGTTGGTCAG AAGAAGAAAGGTAAATTTCAGCATTCTAGCTTTCTTGCTGGGGGAGCTACCTCTGCTGCTGGGAGACTGGTTGCTGAAAATGGAACCCTGAAG GCTATTTGGCCTCACAGCGGTCACTACCGCCCCACAGAGGAGAACTTCCAGGAGTTCAAAAGCTTCCTCATGGACAACTTGGTTGATCTCACTGATGTTAAG ATGAGCCcagcagaggaggacgaggaatTCTGGGGCAGCCTCAAGAGGATCTCGTCGGAGAACGACAAGTCTGAAGATGGCCCTGCTGCAGTTGAAGAAACTGGCTCTCTTCAGACAACTCAAGCTATTCAAACAACATCTACGGAGACAGAGAAACGGGAGGAACCAGTGGTGGCGCGCGAGAAGATCCTTCAGAGGATCAACTCCAAGAAGGACATGAAGTCGTACCAGCTCGGCAAGCAGTTGTCCTTCAAGTGGACGACCGGGGCAGGCCCTCGGATCGGGTGCGTGCGCGACTACCCTTCGGAGCTCCAAGCGCACGCGCTGGAGCAGATGAACCTGTCGCCGcggtgcgccgccgccgccaggtcTGCGTCCACCCGGTTTGCCTCGCCGCTGAGGCGGAGCTTCAACAGCATTGTGACGAGGGGGGGCGAGAATGAGACGTCCACGCCGAGAGGAGCGTTCCGGTCGCCTCTGCGGCATGGACTAGCTGCAGATGAGAGGTGA